In Streptomyces sp. ML-6, the genomic stretch CTCGGCGTGGCGATGACCTTCGGCTTCCAGACCCAGACCACCGAGGTGGCGGGCGTCCAGAAGTGCGTGATCGCCCAGAGCGAGAACCGCGACACCTGCAAGAAGTCCGACCCGGTCTCGCCCGCGAAGGCGGCGGGACTGGAGGAGGGCGACAAGATCGTCGCCTTCAACGGCCAGAAGGTCGACGACTGGGACACGCTCTCCGGCAGGATCCGCGACACCATCGGCCCCGCCACCATCACCGTCCTGCGCGACGGCCAGGAGAAGACCCTCCACGCCGTGCTCAAGGAGAACGCGGTGGCGAAGAAGGACTCCAGGGGCGAGGTGATCCCCGACGAGTACGTGAAGGCCGGCTACCTCGGCTTCGCCGCCCAGACAGAGATCGTCCCGCTCTCCTTCGGCGACTCGGTGGTCCGCATGGGAGACATGATCGAGAACGGCGTCGACTCGATCATCGCCCTCCCCTCCAAGATCCCGGGCCTGTGGGACGCCGCCTTCGGCGACGGCGAACGGGCGGCGGACTCCCCGGTCGGCGTGGTCGGCGCGGCCAGGATCGGCGGCGAGGTGATGACGCTGGACGTACCGGCGCAGAACCAGATCGCGATGATGCTGTTCCTGCTGGCCGGTTTCAACCTCTCACTGTTCCTCTTCAACATGCTGCCCCTGCTGCCGCTCGACGGCGGGCACATCGCCGGGGCGCTCTGGGAATCCCTGCGCCGCAACGTGGCCAGGGTCTTCCGGCGACCCGACCCGGGCCCGTTCGACGTGGCCAGGCTGATGCCGGTCGCCTATGTCGTCGCCGGCGTCTTCATCTGCTTCACGCTGCTGGTGCTGGTGGCCGACATCGTGAACCCGGTCAAGATCTCCTGATCCACCACCCGTTCCGTGTACGGCGGGTGACGGCCCGGCACACAGCGTGTGCCGGGCCGTTCCCTTCGTGCCGCGCCCCCGGGGCAGGGTGTGCTCGGGGCCGCCGCCGGTGCCGTAACCTCGAAGGCCGGAGCCCGCCGATCTCGGGACCTCGATCCACACCTTGGGGATGCTCAGCGCATGACTGCGATTTCTCTCGGAATTCCGTCCGTTCCGACCAAGCTCGCCGACCGGAGGGTCAGCCGCAAGATCCAGGTCGGGTCGGTTGCGGTGGGCGGGGACGCGCCGGTGTCGGTGCAGTCGATGACCACGACGCGCACCTCCGACGTCGGTGCGACGCTGCAGCAGATCGCGGAGCTGACGGCGTCGGGCTGTCAGATCGTGCGGGTGGCGTGTCCGACGCAGGACGACGCGGACGCGCTGGCGACGATCGCGAGGAAGTCGCAGATCCCGGTGATCGCGGACATCCACTTCCAGCCGAAGTACGTCTTCGCGGCGATCGACGCGGGCTGCGCGGCGGTGCGGGTGAACCCCGGGAACATCAAGCAGTTCGACGACAAGGTCAAGGAGATCGCGCGGGCGGCCGGGGAGGCCGGCACGCCGATCCGGATCGGCGTCAACGCGGGCTCGCTGGACGCGCGGCTGCTGGCGAAGTACGGCAAGGCGACCCCCGAGGCGCTGGTGGAGTCGGCGCTGTGGGAGGCGTCGCTGTTCGAGGAGCACGGCTTCCGCGACATCAAGATCTCCGTCAAGCACAACGACCCGGTCGTGATGGTCAACGCCTACCGGCAGCTCGCCGCCCGCTGCGACTACCCCCTGCACCTGGGCGTGACGGAGGCCGGGCCGGCCTTCCAGGGCACGATCAAGTCGGCGGTGGCCTTCGGCGCGCTGCTGTCGGAGGGCATCGGGGACACCATCCGGGTCTCGCTGTCCGCCCCGCCGGCCGAGGAGGTCAAGGTCGGCATCCAGATCCTGGAATCGCTGAACCTGCGCCAGCGGCGGCTGGAGATCGTCTCGTGCCCGTCGTGCGGGCGGGCCCAGGTGGACGTGTACAAGCTGGCCGACCAGGTGACGGCGGGTCTGGAGGGCATGGAGGTCCCGCTGCGGGTGGCCGTGATGGGCTGCGTCGTCAACGGTCCGGGCGAGGCCCGCGAGGCGGACCTCGGGGTGGCCTCGGGCAACGGCAAGGGACAGATCTTCGTGAAGGGCGAGGTCATCAAGACCGTGCCCGAGTCGAAGATCGTCGAGACACTGATCGAAGAAGCCCTGAAGATCGCCGAACAGATGGAGAAGGACGGCATCGCCTCGGGCGAGCCCGAGGTCTCCGTCAGCTGAACCGGCCTCCGGCCCCGGCCGGACCGCACGACGACACCACGGCGCCCCGCCGGACGACCCCCGTCCGGCGGGGCGCCGTCATGAGTGACCGCACCGGGCACCGCCGTGAGCGACCTCACGGTGCGCCCGGAAAGCCGATCACGAGCACGAGCGGCGCAGATGAGCCTCTTTGGGTACAGTGCGGAAATCAGCAGACCATATGGTGAGGCCCCCTCGTGTTGACGCAGACCACCACCCGGGTCCTCGAACCCAGCGACCTCGGTGCCGCTCTGGCCGTCCTGGAGAGCGAGCCCGTCGCCAACGCCTTCGTGACGTCCCGGGTCCAGATCGCGGGTCTCGACCCCTGGCGCCTGGGCGGCGAGATGTGGGGCTGGTACGCCGACGGACAGCTGCGCTCGCTCTGCTACTCGGGCGCCAACCTCGTCCCCATCTGCGCCGGACCCGAGGCCGTCCGGGCCTTCGCCGACCGGGCCCGCCGGGCCGGCCGCCGCTGCTCCTCCATCGTCGGCCCCGCGGAACCCACCGCCCAGCTGTGGCGGTTGCTCGAACCCGGCTGGGGCCCGGCCCGCGAGGTCCGCGCCAACCAGCCGCTGATGGTCACCGAGAGCCCCTCCACCGAGGTCGCCCCCGACCCCCTCGTCCGCCGCATCCGCAAGGACGAGATGGACGTCCTGATGCCCGCCTGCATCGCGATGTTCACCGAGGAGGTCGGCATCTCCCCGCTCGCGGGCGACGGCGGACTCCTCTACCAGGCACGCGTCGCCGAACTCATCGGCTCCGGACGCTCCTTCGCCCGCATCGAGGACGGCAAGGTCGTCTTCAAGGCCGAGATCGGCGCGGCCACCCCGCAGGCCTGCCAGATCCAGGGCGTCTGGGTCGCCCCCGAACACCGCGGCAAGGGCCTCTCCGAAACCGGCATGGCGGCCGTCCTGCGCTACGCCCTGGCCGACGTCGCCCCCGTCGTCAGCCTCTACGTGAACGACTACAACACCCCCGCCCGCCGCGCGTACGCCAAGGTCGGCTTCCGCGAGACCGGCGCGTTCATGAGCGTGCTGTTCTGACCGGCCCCGCCGCCCCGTACCGCACACCCCGCCCGGGCCAGTAGGGTCGGCCCATGGCAGCAGTCCCCGGGGGCGCCCCCCGCATTCCCAGCGTCCGGATCGGGCCGATCGATCTCGCCGCGCGCGTGGACGAGGCGCTCGCCGTGCAGGCCGTCGCCTTCGGACTGGGCCCGGAAGAGGTCGAGGTACGACGCCACATCGTCCTCAGGCACCTCGACCACCCCGAGGCCCGCGCCCTCGGCGCCACCACCCCCGGCGACCGGCTCGTCGGCTTCGTCTACGGCATGCCCAACGAGCGCGGCCAGTGGTGGTCCACCGTCGTCGAGCCCTACCTCCGCGCCACCGGCTCCGCGCACTGGCTCGACGACTCCTTCGTCATCACCGAACTGCACGTCCTGCCGGAGTTCCAGAACCTCGGCATCGGCCGCACGCTGATCACCACCATCACGGACGCCGTCGACCAGCCCCGATCCATCCTCTCCGCGATCGACACGGAGAGCCCGGCCCGCAGCCTGTACCGCAGTCTCGGCTACCAGGACCTGGCCCGGCAGGTGCTCTTTCCCAGCGCTCCCAAGCCGTACGCGGTGATGGGAGCCCCGCTCCCGCTGCGCCGTGCACACTGAGCCGGGGCCAATGGATTTCCGCCCACCCGTGCTGCCCGGCTAACCTCCTGCACATCACCCTTCCTAGCAGGAGTTCACCATGGCCCAGGTCCAGCGCATGTCCCGATTGATGATCAAGACACTGCGCGACGACCCGGCGGACGCCGAGACGCTCAACCACAAGCTGCTCGTCCGGGCCGGATACGTACGTCGCACCGCGGCCGGCATCTGGACCTGGCTGCCGCTGGGCAAGAAGGTCCTGGAGAACATCACCCGCGTCGTGCGCGAGGAGATGGACGCCATCGGCGGCCAGGAGGTCCTGCTGCCCGCACTGCTGCCCAAGGAGTCGTACGAGGCCAGCGGCCGCTACGACGAGTACGGCGACCTGCTCTTCCGGCTCCGCGACCGCAAGGGCGCCGAGTACCTCCTCGGCCCCACCCACGAGGAGATCTTCACCCAGGTCGTCAAGGATCAGATCACGTCCTACAAGGACCTGCCCGTGATCCTGTACCAGATCCAGACCAAGTACCGCGACGAGGCCCGCCCGCGCGCCGGTGTGCTGCGCGGCCGCGAGTTCCAGATGAAGGACTCGTACTCCTTCGACACCACGGACGAAGGGCTGGCCGAGGCGTACGGGCTGCACCGCGCCGCCTACATCCGGATCTTCGAACGGCTCGGCCTCGACTACCGCGTCGTCTCCGCCGTCTCCGGCGCCATGGGCGGCTCGGCCTCCGAGGAGTTCCTGGCCCCCGCCCCGGCCGGCGAGGACACCTTCGTCGACTGCCCCGCCTGCGACTACGCCGCCAACACCGAGGCGGTGACCTTCGAGGCCGCCCCGGCGGACGGTTCCGCGCACGGCCCCGTCGAGGAGCTGGACACCCCCGACACCCCGACCATCGAGACCCTCGCCGCGCACCTGGGCGTCCCCGCCTCCGCGACCCTGAAGAACCTGCTGGTCAAGATCGACGGCGAGATCGTCGCGGTGGGCGTGCCCGGCGACCGCGAGGTGGACCTCGGCAAGCTGGGCGAGCACCTGGCGCCCGCCGTCGTCGAGCTGGTCACCGCGGAGGACTTCGATGGCCGCCCCGACCTGGTGCGCGGCTACGTCGGCCCGCAGGGCCTGGACAAGGTCCGCTACATCGCCGACCCGCGCGTCGCCCCCGGCACCGCCTGGATCACCGGCGCCAACAAGGACGGGGTGCACGCGAAGAACGTCGTCGTCGGCCGCGACTTCGAGGTCGACGACTACCTCGACGTCGTCGTCGTCGAGGCGGGCGACCCCTGCCCCAAGTGCGGCACCGGCCTCAAGCTGGACCGCGCCATCGAGATCGGCCACATCTTCCAGCTGGGCCGCAAGTACGCGGACACCTTCCAGCTCGACGTGCTCGGCCAGAACGGCAAGCCGGTCCGGGTCACCATGGGCTCCTACGGCATCGGCGTCTCCCGCGCCGTCGCCGCGCTCGCCGAGCAGACCGCCGACGAGCAGGGGCTGTGCTGGCCCCGCGAGATCGCCCCGGCCGACGTCCACGTCGTCGCGGCGGGCAAGGCGCTCCAGACGGAGCTGGCCCTCGACGTCGCCGAGCGGCTCGGCGCCGCGGGCGTGCGGGTCATGGTCGACGACCGCGCGGGCGTCTCGCCCGGCGTGAAGTTCACCGACGCCGAACTGATCGGCGTCCCGAAGATCCTGGTCGCCGGCCGCCGCTCGGCCGAGGGCGTCCTGGAACTCAAGGACCGCCGCACCGGCGAGCGCGAGGAGCTCACGGTCGACGAGGCGATCGCCCGCCTCACCACCGAGGGCTGATCCGGAACACGGCAGGAGGCCCACGCGCACCGCGCGGGGCCTCCTCGCGTCCTCCTGGATTCCCTACAGCCAGCTCGCGAACTCCAGGGTCAGTTCGCCCTCCTGGCGGCGGCCCGCGGCCATCGCCCGGGTTCCCGACTCCACCGCGCGGAACAGCGTCCAGGCGTGCAGCCGCTCCTGGTCCACGTCCAGCGAGTCGGCGAGCCTGCGCACCCGCCGGCGGGCCGTCACCGCACCGCCGGAGGACGCGATCAGGTCCTCGACCCGGTCGCGCACCAGGCGCGCCAGGTCGTAGGCCCGCTCACCGACCAGCGGCTCGGGACCGACCGTCAGCCAGGGCACCCGTTCCCCGGCGAGCACCTTGCTCTGGCGGAAGTTGCCGTGCAGCAGCAGGAGTTCGGGGGAGTGGGCGACCAGCTCCGCACGGGCCGCGAGCGCCGCGGAGACCATCGGCTCCAGGGCGGGATCGGCAGCCGCGGCGGCGCGCATCGGCCCGACCCGGCGACCGGTCCGTTCGGCGACCGTCTCGAAGCCGTGCCCGGCCGGCGGCTCGACCCACAGCCGGCGCACCGTGCCCGCCGCCTCCAGCAGCGCCTTGGCCTCCGGCAGCGAACGCAGCGACACCTCGGGGTGCAGCCGCTCCAGCAGGAGCGCGCCGGGCCCGTCACCGAGCAGCCGCACCGCGCCCCAGCCGTTCCAGTGGGCCAGCGCCGCCCGCTCGGGGCCGGGCGCGGCCCCGGCCGGGGCCAGCTTCAACGCGGCCGGGGTGCCGTCGGAGCACGTCACCAGCAGCACCAGACTGCTGCGGCCCCCCGGGGCGGCGACCCGCTCCACGGTCACCCGCCGCCCGGTGGAGGACAGCGCCTCCTCGATCAGCGCGGGAAGCCGTGCGAGCCAGTCGGCGGCGGCTGCTTCCCCGCACGACTCGCCCAGCGCTCGCACCAGACGCTGCGGCGGTTCAAAACCCATACGTGCTGTGTTCCCTTTCAGAATTTCCTCGGTGCCTCGGTGCCTCGGTGCCTCGTGGCCCGTGTCGCGGCTTTCTCAGCGCGCCGGGGCGGCCCCCTCCCCGTCGGCGGTCTTCGCACCGGCCCCCGCCGCGGTGGTCCTCCCGGCGGCCCGCTCGGCGAGACCGGGAAAGGGTACGCCGCTGCCCCGCCAGCGGACCGCGCGCACCGCGGCCTCCCGCAGCGCGTCGGCGGCCTCCCGCCTGAGCGGCCCCTCGGCGGCCCGCACCAGGTCGGAGTACACGTTCGCGACCCGGTCCTCCAGCAGGGCCGCCAGCCGCACCGCAGCGGCCGGGTCCGCGACCGTGAACGGCAGGGCGTACGCGGCCCGCGCCGCCACCGGCTCGCCGCCCAGGTCGCGCACGGTCCGGGCCAGCACGTCGCGCCGGGCCCGGTGCGCGTGGTGGGCCGAGCGGGCCTCGGCCCGGCGCTTCCCGTCGACCCGGGCGCCGACCACCCCGTACCCGTACACCGCCGCGTGTTCGGCGGCCAGGGCCGCCTGTACGGCCTTCAGCTCTCCGGCGCTCATGACGAGGTCTCCTTGGCCAGTTCGGTCAGCAGATAGGCGTGGGCCGCGCCCGCCGCCGCCGTCGAGGCCAGCAGCCGGGCCAGCTCCGGCGGGGCCTCCAGGAGGGCCGCCAGATGCGCGTCGGAGGTGCGGCGCTCCGCCGCGGCCAGCTCCTCGACCGCCGCCCTCGCACCGGTAGCGCGCGACCGTGGGGGCGCGAGCGGCTTCCCGCCGGGCACCAGCGCCCCGGCGTGGGCCCGCACGATGTCCCGCAACGGCGAGAGCGCGGCGGCGGTGGCCGGATGGGCTCCGATCACCTGCTCGTAGTGGCCGAGCAGCTCCATGCTGCTCCGCGCGGCGCCCGCCCGGATCTTCTTCTCCGCCCGCGCCGCGGCGACCTGTTCGGCCGCGGTCGGGGCCCCGTCCCGCCCGGATCGCTCCGGGCGCCCGGAGCCGTCGCCGCAGCCGGCCAGCACCGCCCCCAGGGCGATCGCTCCCGTCGCGGTGAGCGCACCCCTGCGCGTCGTTCCGGTGCGCTGCACTTTTCTCCTTCGGGCTGGACCTGTCTTGACTGGATCTGTCCTGAAGTGATCACCGCAGGCGAGCGTACCCGCGGCGGAGGAGAGGAGGGACGGCAACACCCCTCGGGACCGGATACCCTTTGACCTGACACGCGAGATCCCACAACAGCACACGCGGCCGAGGAGTCACCCGGATGAGCACCACCCAGAGCGAGAGGCTGCGCGGACTGCTCGAACCGCTCGTCAGCGCCGAGCAGCTGGATCTCGAGGAGATCGAGATTTCCCGGGCCGGCCGCCGCCGGGTGCTGCGGATCATCGTGGATTCCGACGAGGGCGTGGAGCTGGACGCCTGCGCCGAGCTGAGCCGCGCGATCTCCGAGAAGCTCGACGAGACCGACGCGATGGGCGACGGCGAGTACGTCCTCGAAGTCAGTTCCCCCGGTGCCGACCGTCCGCTGACGGAGCACCGCCACTACGTACGCGCCACGGGCCGCCTGGCCAAGCTGCACCTGCGCGAGGGCGGCGAACTGGTGGCCCGCATCCTCGCCGTGGACGAAGAAGGGCTCGACCTCGAGGTGCCGGGCGTCAAGGGCCGCAGGCCCACGTCCCGCCGGGTCGCCTTCGACGAGATCGCCAAGGCGCGCGTGGAGATCGAATTCAGCCGCAAGGACAAGAAGGAAGAGGAGGCGTAGCCGTGGACATCGACGTGAAGCTCTTGAAGGGCTTGGCACAGGACAAGGAGATCCCCTTCGACGTGCTCGTCGAGGCGATCGAGTCGGCCCTCCTCATCGCCTACCACCGTACCGACGGAAGCCACCGCCGCGCGCGGGTGGAGCTCGACGAGCGCGGCCACGTGACGGTGTGGGCGAAGGAGGACCCGGCCGACCTGGAGCCGGGGCAGGAGCCCAAGGAGTTCGACGACACCCCGTCCGGCTTCGGCCGGATCGCCGCGACCACGGCCAAGCAGGTCATCCTGCAGCGGCTGCGCGACGCCGAGGACGACCGGACGTTCGGCGAGTACGCGGGCCACGAGGGCGACATCGTCACCGGCGTGGTCCAGCAGGGCAAGGACCCCAAGAACGTCCTGGTCGACATCGGCAAGCTGGAGGCCATCCTGCCGGTGCAGGAGCAGGTGCCGGGCGAGGAGTACACCCACGGCATGCGACTGCGCACGTACGTGGTGCGCGTCGCCAAGGGTGTGCGCGGCCCGTCCGTCACGCTGTCGCGGACCCACCCCAACCTGGTGAAGAAGCTCTTCGCGCTGGAGGTCCCGGAGATCGCGGACGGTTCCGTGGAGATCTGCGCGATCGCCCGGGAGGCCGGCCACCGCACCAAGATCGCGGTCCGTTCGACCCGCTCCGGACTGAACGCCAAGGGCGCCTGCATCGGGCCGATGGGCGGCCGGGTGCGCAACGTGATGTCCGAGCTGCACGGCGAGAAGATCGACATCGTGGACTGGTCGGACGACCCGGCCGAGATGGTCGCCAACGCGCTGTCGCCCGCACGGGTGAGCCAGGTCGAGGTCGTGGATCTCGGCGCCCGGTCCGCCCGCGTCACCGTCCCGGACTACCAGCTCTCACTCGCGATCGGCAAGGAGGGGCAGAACGCCCGCCTCGCCGCCCGCCTCACCGGCTGGCGCATCGACATCCGCCCGGACACCGAGACCGACGCCGAGCGCGACGTCGCCGACCGGGAGCGCGCGGAGCGCGCCCGCGAGCGGTCCGAGCGGCGCTGAGAACCGG encodes the following:
- the nusA gene encoding transcription termination factor NusA, with the protein product MDIDVKLLKGLAQDKEIPFDVLVEAIESALLIAYHRTDGSHRRARVELDERGHVTVWAKEDPADLEPGQEPKEFDDTPSGFGRIAATTAKQVILQRLRDAEDDRTFGEYAGHEGDIVTGVVQQGKDPKNVLVDIGKLEAILPVQEQVPGEEYTHGMRLRTYVVRVAKGVRGPSVTLSRTHPNLVKKLFALEVPEIADGSVEICAIAREAGHRTKIAVRSTRSGLNAKGACIGPMGGRVRNVMSELHGEKIDIVDWSDDPAEMVANALSPARVSQVEVVDLGARSARVTVPDYQLSLAIGKEGQNARLAARLTGWRIDIRPDTETDAERDVADRERAERARERSERR
- a CDS encoding proline--tRNA ligase, coding for MAQVQRMSRLMIKTLRDDPADAETLNHKLLVRAGYVRRTAAGIWTWLPLGKKVLENITRVVREEMDAIGGQEVLLPALLPKESYEASGRYDEYGDLLFRLRDRKGAEYLLGPTHEEIFTQVVKDQITSYKDLPVILYQIQTKYRDEARPRAGVLRGREFQMKDSYSFDTTDEGLAEAYGLHRAAYIRIFERLGLDYRVVSAVSGAMGGSASEEFLAPAPAGEDTFVDCPACDYAANTEAVTFEAAPADGSAHGPVEELDTPDTPTIETLAAHLGVPASATLKNLLVKIDGEIVAVGVPGDREVDLGKLGEHLAPAVVELVTAEDFDGRPDLVRGYVGPQGLDKVRYIADPRVAPGTAWITGANKDGVHAKNVVVGRDFEVDDYLDVVVVEAGDPCPKCGTGLKLDRAIEIGHIFQLGRKYADTFQLDVLGQNGKPVRVTMGSYGIGVSRAVAALAEQTADEQGLCWPREIAPADVHVVAAGKALQTELALDVAERLGAAGVRVMVDDRAGVSPGVKFTDAELIGVPKILVAGRRSAEGVLELKDRRTGEREELTVDEAIARLTTEG
- a CDS encoding site-2 protease family protein is translated as MSMTTVLLTILGIAVFVVGLLFSIAWHELGHLSTAKLFGIRVPQYMVGFGPTIWSRKKGDTEYGIKAIPAGGYIRMIGMFPPGEDGRLEARSTSPWRGMIEDARSAAYEELEPGDEKRLFYTRKPWKRVIVMFAGPFMNLVLAVAIFLGVAMTFGFQTQTTEVAGVQKCVIAQSENRDTCKKSDPVSPAKAAGLEEGDKIVAFNGQKVDDWDTLSGRIRDTIGPATITVLRDGQEKTLHAVLKENAVAKKDSRGEVIPDEYVKAGYLGFAAQTEIVPLSFGDSVVRMGDMIENGVDSIIALPSKIPGLWDAAFGDGERAADSPVGVVGAARIGGEVMTLDVPAQNQIAMMLFLLAGFNLSLFLFNMLPLLPLDGGHIAGALWESLRRNVARVFRRPDPGPFDVARLMPVAYVVAGVFICFTLLVLVADIVNPVKIS
- the ispG gene encoding flavodoxin-dependent (E)-4-hydroxy-3-methylbut-2-enyl-diphosphate synthase, with the translated sequence MTAISLGIPSVPTKLADRRVSRKIQVGSVAVGGDAPVSVQSMTTTRTSDVGATLQQIAELTASGCQIVRVACPTQDDADALATIARKSQIPVIADIHFQPKYVFAAIDAGCAAVRVNPGNIKQFDDKVKEIARAAGEAGTPIRIGVNAGSLDARLLAKYGKATPEALVESALWEASLFEEHGFRDIKISVKHNDPVVMVNAYRQLAARCDYPLHLGVTEAGPAFQGTIKSAVAFGALLSEGIGDTIRVSLSAPPAEEVKVGIQILESLNLRQRRLEIVSCPSCGRAQVDVYKLADQVTAGLEGMEVPLRVAVMGCVVNGPGEAREADLGVASGNGKGQIFVKGEVIKTVPESKIVETLIEEALKIAEQMEKDGIASGEPEVSVS
- the rimP gene encoding ribosome maturation factor RimP → MSTTQSERLRGLLEPLVSAEQLDLEEIEISRAGRRRVLRIIVDSDEGVELDACAELSRAISEKLDETDAMGDGEYVLEVSSPGADRPLTEHRHYVRATGRLAKLHLREGGELVARILAVDEEGLDLEVPGVKGRRPTSRRVAFDEIAKARVEIEFSRKDKKEEEA
- a CDS encoding GNAT family N-acetyltransferase gives rise to the protein MAAVPGGAPRIPSVRIGPIDLAARVDEALAVQAVAFGLGPEEVEVRRHIVLRHLDHPEARALGATTPGDRLVGFVYGMPNERGQWWSTVVEPYLRATGSAHWLDDSFVITELHVLPEFQNLGIGRTLITTITDAVDQPRSILSAIDTESPARSLYRSLGYQDLARQVLFPSAPKPYAVMGAPLPLRRAH
- a CDS encoding ferritin-like domain-containing protein is translated as MSAGELKAVQAALAAEHAAVYGYGVVGARVDGKRRAEARSAHHAHRARRDVLARTVRDLGGEPVAARAAYALPFTVADPAAAVRLAALLEDRVANVYSDLVRAAEGPLRREAADALREAAVRAVRWRGSGVPFPGLAERAAGRTTAAGAGAKTADGEGAAPAR
- a CDS encoding aminoglycoside phosphotransferase family protein, with the protein product MGFEPPQRLVRALGESCGEAAAADWLARLPALIEEALSSTGRRVTVERVAAPGGRSSLVLLVTCSDGTPAALKLAPAGAAPGPERAALAHWNGWGAVRLLGDGPGALLLERLHPEVSLRSLPEAKALLEAAGTVRRLWVEPPAGHGFETVAERTGRRVGPMRAAAAADPALEPMVSAALAARAELVAHSPELLLLHGNFRQSKVLAGERVPWLTVGPEPLVGERAYDLARLVRDRVEDLIASSGGAVTARRRVRRLADSLDVDQERLHAWTLFRAVESGTRAMAAGRRQEGELTLEFASWL
- a CDS encoding GNAT family N-acetyltransferase, encoding MLTQTTTRVLEPSDLGAALAVLESEPVANAFVTSRVQIAGLDPWRLGGEMWGWYADGQLRSLCYSGANLVPICAGPEAVRAFADRARRAGRRCSSIVGPAEPTAQLWRLLEPGWGPAREVRANQPLMVTESPSTEVAPDPLVRRIRKDEMDVLMPACIAMFTEEVGISPLAGDGGLLYQARVAELIGSGRSFARIEDGKVVFKAEIGAATPQACQIQGVWVAPEHRGKGLSETGMAAVLRYALADVAPVVSLYVNDYNTPARRAYAKVGFRETGAFMSVLF